TTTATTAGCGTTTTCAAATTATTCACCTTCTTTTCTGTATGTCATAATTTTGTCAGACAGATATTTACTTACATGTATATAAATATTTCTCAGTTTTCGCTATATGCTAATGAAAAATGAATAGAATATGACAATTTTTATTTAAAGTATTGATCATAAAAAAATTTAATATAGAGTTCAAATTTAGAGAAGAAGATGATTGCATTAAATCAAATATTGTTTAAATATGGAACAGTGAGCAGGACACTGGATGAACATAGATTTAAAGAAGAAACTGATTCTAGTCTTTTAAGGTACAGAAAAAATCTCGCTACGATATTCTGGAACATAACATTTTCATGTAATTTAAAGTGCATACACTGCTATGCTTCAGCCACTCCATATAAAAACCCAAACGAATTGTCTAATGAGCAGATATTTAGCACGATTGATGATTTGGCTGCCATGAAGTTACCAGTCATTATATTTTCTGGCGGTGAGCCTTATATGCATCCAGATCTGCTTGCATTTTCAAGTTATGCAAACAGTAAAGGAATAAGAGTTACATTATCTTCTAATGGTACACTTATCACTGATAACGTTGCTATGAAAATGGCGGAAGCGGGTATAAAATATGTTGGGATAAGCCTAGATGGCTGGAAAGATAGAAACGACGCCTTCAGGGGAGTTAATGGCGCATTTGAAAAAGCAATAAGGGGAATAAAAGCGGTTAAAAAGGGCGGCATGCTTTCTGGCATAAGATTTACCGTTACAAATGATAACTATGAAGATTTAGATAAAATATTCCAGTTATCTAAAGAACTGGAAATAGATAGGTTTTGCGTTTATCATCTTGTGCCTGTAGGTAGGGGATCAAATGTAAAGGATATAGATAATGGTAAGAGAAGAGAAATTATAGATTATCTTATAGACAAGGCGTATGAGGTTAACAATGAGCATCTGAACATGGAAATTCTAACTGTAGATAATCCTGCAGATGGTGTGTACGCGTTCTTAAAAACTTATAAAGAGGATGAAAAAGCTGCAAAGCAGGTATATACTCTGTTAAAAAGAAGAGGTGGAGATAACAGCGGGATAAAGGTTGCAGATATTGATCCCTTGGGTAATGTACATCCCAATCAGTTCTGGTGGGATCTTGATATGGGTAGCGTAAAAAATAAGAAGTTCAGTGACATATGGAAGAATAGTGATGGAACAGTAAAAGAACTGAGAGATAATAAGGTTAAGAATCTAAAAGGAAAATGTGGAAGATGCAATTTTAAGGACATTTGCGGTGGCTTTAGATTAAGGGCATTGCGATATAATAATGATATATGGAGCGAAGATCCAGATTGTTATTTGACTGAGGCTGAGATTTCCACCGAGATACCAGAGGAATGGAAAAAATGAACTTTGATGAACGACCAATGATTGTATTTTATGAGGCTACGAAAGCATGCATGCTCTCTTGTAAACATTGCAGGGCAAATGCGGTATTTAACAGAGATCCGAGAGAGTTGAATCTGGTAGAGATTGATAAATTGGCCAGTGAACTAGAGAGCTTTGGAAGGCCTTGGCCTATCGTGATAATCTCTGGCGGAGACCCCCTGATGCGTGGAGACATATTTGATGTCATTGACATATTTAATTATCATAATCTTATTACTAACATTGCTTTTAGTGGTACTAAACTGGTAACAGAAAAGAAAATAGAAAAGATTGCAGAACGTGTTAAAACGGTGGCAATAAGCCTTGACGGTGCAGATGCAGCAGTACATGATGCATGGCGTGGTATAAAAGGCACATTTGATACTTCCCTGCAGATCATTTCATTATTGAAGGAATATGAAGTGAGGTTTCAGATAAACACTACTGTCAGCAATTTCAATCTTGAAAATTTAAGAAAGATGCCAGAACTGCTGGAAAAGCTAGAGCCTGATACATGGGACCTGTTTTTTTTAATACCGACAGGAAGGGCCCAGGAATCTATGATGATTGAGAGTAGCCAGGCAGAGCATTTTTTAAAAGAAACTTACGCGATGAGTAAAAATATAAAGTACAAGATAAAGGTGACAGAAGCACCTTTCTACAATCGTGTAAAGCTGCAGAACGGTGCAGCTGAAAAGACAATAATGCGTGATGAGAAAGGAAGGGGTGTTACTGACGGAAGGGGCACAATGTTCATCTCGCATATTGGCGAGGTAAATCCTACAGGGTTTTTGCCAGAATATGCTGGAAACGTGAAGAATAGCAATATCGTAGAATTATACAGAAAATCTGAAATATTCAATCTTTTGCGTAATCCTGATAAGTTAAAGGGAAAATGTGGGATATGTGAATACAGGTATATATGTGGTGGATCAAGGGCCAGAGCCTATGCAATATATGGAGATTATATGGCAGAGGATCCGCTTTGTAGTTTTATGCCCGAGGCGATTAAAAATGGAAATGATTGACAAAAAAATACTAGCGTTAATGCAAGAAGAGTTTCCCGTGTGTTCAGACCCATACTTAGAGTTAAGTGAAAAATTGGGAATATCAAAGATTGAACTTTTTAGCAGGGTAAAGGCTCTATATGATGCAGGGTATATATTAAAAATATCTCCCAAATACGTTCGTAGTTCTAAGGCAATCAAGGCTTTAATTGCATTAAAAGTAGAAAAAGAACTAGAAGATAAAATTGCAGAGGCAATAAATACTTATGAAGAGGTATCACATAACTATATAAGAGATGATGAGTACAGTATCTGGTTTACGATTTCAACAAAGTCTAAAAAGGAATTTGAGAATATTATATCCGAGATACAGGATATGAAAGGTGTTAAAAACATGTTGATATTACTATCTAAAAAGCTTTATAAATTAAATGTAGAGTTTGATGTATATGATTAACCTGGCCACTATCTTAAATAAAGGATTGCCAATTACAGAAGATCCTTACAGCACTTTGGCAGAGATATTGAATACGAGTAAGGAAGAGGTACTGAAAGAAATTAAAAAATTAATGGCAGAAAAGAAGATCATAAAGCTCAGTGCCGAGCTTGACTATGAAAAGTTAGGTTACAAAGTTAATGCCTTAATAGCAATGCAAATATCTATAAATATTGAAAAATCAATTAATGAGATATGTAAAACTAAAAATGTGACTCATTTTTATGAAAGAGAGACCCCTGCAAATTTTTCATATCCTTTCTATGCTATGACACATTTTAAAAATGAATCTGAGTTAAACGCGTTTTTGGAGAAATTAAATAATCTCGAGATAAATTACAAAGTACTGAAAACATTAAAAAAATATAAACGGGGTGGCACTAAGGTATGAAGCTATTTCCAATCATGCTAAACCTGAAAGGTCGGACCGTCCTCGTAATAGGTGGCGGTGTAGTAGCACTGAGAAAAGTGAAGATTCTTTCAGAGTTCGGAGCTGATATTACTGTTATTTCAGAAAAGTTTATAGAAGATTTTAATAAATTTGATATTGAAAAAATAAAATTAAAAATTAATGAGGCTAAGGATCTGGAACCATTTATGGCGGGAAGAGTATTGGTGATAGTAGCCACAAACGACAAAAAATTAAATGAACTCTCTGAGCAATTATGTAATAAATATAACATATTGTGTAACAGGGTAGATTTCAGAGAAAGCTCTGCAATATTTGCCGCCATACTTAAAAAGAGGGATATTATTGTTTCCATATCAAGTTCAGGAACTATTCCCTCTTTTTCTGTATTTTTGAGAGATAAGATAGCAGGACAGATAGAAATTTACATGCCAGCACTTGAGATATTAAAAAAAGTTAGAGAAACTATAAAGATCAGAGATTATGAAGCAAGAAAAAAATTGTTTAATGAGATATTAAATAATGAAGAATTCTGGCATAATATTAAGATAGGAAATTTACAAAATGCAGAGATAATAGCAAAAAAAATAGGAGGCATAGAATGAGTATAATGAGTGTTCATGCCACATATAAATTTTTGACACTGAATGAGCTTGAAGCTTGGACACGATTAGACGATGCTTTTCTATATCATTTTTTAACAGATGCAGATGTTAAAGAATATTTAATTTTGAGGACTTGCAATAGGTTAGAAGTGTATTTGAATGTAACAAACGTAGAGCCTGTAAAAAACAAATTTAAATCTTTATCTAAAACATTAGGAGCTAATGTATTCTTTTTAGAAAATACTGATACTGTAAAACACTTGATGCGTGTATGTTCAGGCATAGACTCCATGGTCATAGGTGAGCAGGATATACAAAGGCAGGTAAAAGAAGCACTTGAAACAGCAAGAAAAGATGGTACCTCTGGAAAAGTGCTGAATTATATATTTATGAAATCTTTGAGCACTGGTAAAGAAGTAAGAGAGAATACAAAAATAACAAACGGGATAATATCAATACCACAGAGTGCTATAAGATTACTTGAAGAAAGATCCAAAATGCAGAATTTAAAAAAGATTTGTGTGATAGGCTATGGCAAAGTTGGAAAAACGCTGATAAAATATCTAAGCGCTAAAAATGTAGATTTAACAGTTTGTGGGAGGGACATAGTCAAATTACAGAATATCGCAGATGAGTTTAATATAAAATATGTACCATTAAAAGATCTAAAAATTTCAGACTATGAATGTATTATTACTGCAGTATATGTTACTTCACCGATTATAAAATTTGAGAAGCAAGGAGCACTTCCAAGGTTGGTTATAGATTTAGGAAACCCTAGAAATGTAGATTCTGCTCAAAATCCAGAATATGTAGATCTGGAAGAGCTAAAACAATTTGTAAACAAAAATATAGAGTCCAGAAAGCTAGAGATCAGTAAGGCTGAAAGTATCATAGAAAAAAATATAATATCAGTATCTAAAAAACTGAAAAATTTTGAATTAGACAATATAATCTCCGAGCTCTATAAAAATGCAGAAAAGATAAAAAATGAGGAAATTGAAGAGACTGTTACTAAAATCGGAGCTAACAACATAGAAATTATTGAAAATCTTGCTAGATCATTGACAAATAAGCTTCTTGCACAGCAGACCAAAAGAATAAAAAAGATTTTTGTAGAAGGAGATCATGATAAAATAGCAGTATTAAAATATGTATTTGGAGCTGAAAAAGATGTATCCGACAACGAGAATGAGAAGGTTACGCGAAAATCAGACACTAAGAAACATGGTGACTGAAAGCGAAGTATCTTTAAAATCACTGATACAACCTATATTTATTGACGAAAACCTATCTAAGAAGAGAGAGATATCCTCTATGCCAGGCATATTCAGATATCCTCTGAATGGTGTGGTAGATGAAGTTAACAGTATCTTGAATTCAGGTGTGAAAGCCGTTTTATTATTTGGCATACCGTCCTGCAAGGATGAACTGGGATCTCAGGCATATGATGACCAGGGCGTTATACAGAAAAGTATCAGGCTCTTAAAAGAAAACACTGACGTGCTGGTCATTGCGGATCTTTGCATGTGCGAATACACATCTCACGGGCATTGTGGGCTCGTAAAAGATAATAAGATATTAAATGATGAAACTCTGGAAAATTACAAGAAAATTGCATTGAGTTATGCTCGAGCTGGAGTGGACATAATAGCGCCAAGCGGCATGATGGATGGGCAAGTACACGCGATAAGATCTGAGCTGGATGAAAATGGATATAAACTTCTGCCAATAATGGCGTACAGTGCTAAATTTGCATCTAATCTATATGGGCCGTTTAGAGACGCTGCCGAATCTACGCCAGGGTTTGGAGATCGGAAATCGTATCAGATGAACTATGCAAATGGTAGAGAAGCATTGAGAGAGATAGAACTGGATATTGAAGAGGGCGCAGATATAATAATGGTTAAACCCGCACTGTTTTACCTTGACATAATAGCAAAAGCAAGGGCTAGGTTCGATTTGCCGATTGCCGCTTACAATGTAAGCGGGGAGTATTCTATGGTTAAAGCAGC
This genomic interval from Thermoplasmata archaeon contains the following:
- a CDS encoding radical SAM protein, with protein sequence MEKMNFDERPMIVFYEATKACMLSCKHCRANAVFNRDPRELNLVEIDKLASELESFGRPWPIVIISGGDPLMRGDIFDVIDIFNYHNLITNIAFSGTKLVTEKKIEKIAERVKTVAISLDGADAAVHDAWRGIKGTFDTSLQIISLLKEYEVRFQINTTVSNFNLENLRKMPELLEKLEPDTWDLFFLIPTGRAQESMMIESSQAEHFLKETYAMSKNIKYKIKVTEAPFYNRVKLQNGAAEKTIMRDEKGRGVTDGRGTMFISHIGEVNPTGFLPEYAGNVKNSNIVELYRKSEIFNLLRNPDKLKGKCGICEYRYICGGSRARAYAIYGDYMAEDPLCSFMPEAIKNGND
- a CDS encoding radical SAM protein, translating into MIALNQILFKYGTVSRTLDEHRFKEETDSSLLRYRKNLATIFWNITFSCNLKCIHCYASATPYKNPNELSNEQIFSTIDDLAAMKLPVIIFSGGEPYMHPDLLAFSSYANSKGIRVTLSSNGTLITDNVAMKMAEAGIKYVGISLDGWKDRNDAFRGVNGAFEKAIRGIKAVKKGGMLSGIRFTVTNDNYEDLDKIFQLSKELEIDRFCVYHLVPVGRGSNVKDIDNGKRREIIDYLIDKAYEVNNEHLNMEILTVDNPADGVYAFLKTYKEDEKAAKQVYTLLKRRGGDNSGIKVADIDPLGNVHPNQFWWDLDMGSVKNKKFSDIWKNSDGTVKELRDNKVKNLKGKCGRCNFKDICGGFRLRALRYNNDIWSEDPDCYLTEAEISTEIPEEWKK
- the hemA gene encoding glutamyl-tRNA reductase, which translates into the protein MSIMSVHATYKFLTLNELEAWTRLDDAFLYHFLTDADVKEYLILRTCNRLEVYLNVTNVEPVKNKFKSLSKTLGANVFFLENTDTVKHLMRVCSGIDSMVIGEQDIQRQVKEALETARKDGTSGKVLNYIFMKSLSTGKEVRENTKITNGIISIPQSAIRLLEERSKMQNLKKICVIGYGKVGKTLIKYLSAKNVDLTVCGRDIVKLQNIADEFNIKYVPLKDLKISDYECIITAVYVTSPIIKFEKQGALPRLVIDLGNPRNVDSAQNPEYVDLEELKQFVNKNIESRKLEISKAESIIEKNIISVSKKLKNFELDNIISELYKNAEKIKNEEIEETVTKIGANNIEIIENLARSLTNKLLAQQTKRIKKIFVEGDHDKIAVLKYVFGAEKDVSDNENEKVTRKSDTKKHGD
- a CDS encoding Lrp/AsnC family transcriptional regulator, translated to MEMIDKKILALMQEEFPVCSDPYLELSEKLGISKIELFSRVKALYDAGYILKISPKYVRSSKAIKALIALKVEKELEDKIAEAINTYEEVSHNYIRDDEYSIWFTISTKSKKEFENIISEIQDMKGVKNMLILLSKKLYKLNVEFDVYD
- the hemB gene encoding porphobilinogen synthase, whose translation is MYPTTRMRRLRENQTLRNMVTESEVSLKSLIQPIFIDENLSKKREISSMPGIFRYPLNGVVDEVNSILNSGVKAVLLFGIPSCKDELGSQAYDDQGVIQKSIRLLKENTDVLVIADLCMCEYTSHGHCGLVKDNKILNDETLENYKKIALSYARAGVDIIAPSGMMDGQVHAIRSELDENGYKLLPIMAYSAKFASNLYGPFRDAAESTPGFGDRKSYQMNYANGREALREIELDIEEGADIIMVKPALFYLDIIAKARARFDLPIAAYNVSGEYSMVKAAAKNGWVDEKKVVAEMLTAIRRAGADLIITYYAKEYAMWLKK
- a CDS encoding bifunctional precorrin-2 dehydrogenase/sirohydrochlorin ferrochelatase; this translates as MKLFPIMLNLKGRTVLVIGGGVVALRKVKILSEFGADITVISEKFIEDFNKFDIEKIKLKINEAKDLEPFMAGRVLVIVATNDKKLNELSEQLCNKYNILCNRVDFRESSAIFAAILKKRDIIVSISSSGTIPSFSVFLRDKIAGQIEIYMPALEILKKVRETIKIRDYEARKKLFNEILNNEEFWHNIKIGNLQNAEIIAKKIGGIE